CACGCCAGCCACCAGAACCGTCTTGCCTTCGAGGATCATGGGAGGTCTCCCTGCGACGTCGTCGCGAAAGTGGATCAAAGAGGGGAGGGCGCGGTCGTTCAGACCACGCGGTGCATGTTGCCGTGTCCGGGAACCAGCGGCAGATCGAGGGCCGAGAGAACGCCGGGCTCGGCCGCGCAGACGGCGGGAATGGCGTTCACCGCACGCATGCCCGTCGCGAGACAGCCGCCCGCGTTCGGATCACCCCCAGCGCCGCGGAACGTGGTCTCCTGGACGATGTTGGGGCTGCCATCGATGATCACCCGGTAGGCGTCGTTCTCTTCGATCTTCGCGCGGGGCCAGTCGGGCGCGGCAGCGGTCGTGATGCGGTTGCAGTGCTCGACGACGATGCGCGGTTCGCCATCGACCCAACCGCGAATTTCGAAGCGTATGGCCGCACAGCAGCCGGGCTCGATCACCCCGTTCTGGTACTCGATGCGCTCGGGCGCTTCCCACTTCTCCCAGACCGTGTCGATCTGCTCGAGCTCGACACCGAGCGCATCCGCGACCATCGGCACGGTGTGTCCCCAGGAGAAGATCAGCACCTTCGGCGTTTCGAGCAGCGCTTTCGTCTGCATCGGTTCGCCGAGCCCCATCGGACCGTAGTCGCCGGTGTAGCTGGCGTAGTCGAGGATCTCTTGAATGCGGACCCGGTCGACGCGGCCGCAGACCCCGATGAGGGTGAGCGGAATCAGATCGTTGGCGAACCCGGGGTCGATGCCGGTCGTGAAGCAGCTGGTGCCGCCCTCTTCGCAGGCCTTCTGGATCGGCTCGATCATTCCAGGCGGGCAGGCTTTCGGGTAGACGAAGGGCGTCATGGCCGTCGACACGACGTTCTTGCCTGCGCGCAGCGCGCGCGAGAGGTGGTCGATGTTCAGCGCGGCACGTTCCGCCGTGGGTCCGAAGTGGGCGACCGCGTCGGCGTCGAGGGCGAGCGCCGCGTCGAGGTCGTTGGTCGCGGTGACGCCGATCGGGTCGATGCCCGCGATCTCTCCTGCGTCCTTGCCGTGCTTGGCTTCGTCGCTGACGACGCAGCCGACGATCTCGAAGTCGGGGTGCTGGACGAGTTCCCGGATCACCATCTTGCCGACGAAACCCGTGCCCTGGACGATGACGCGGTA
This genomic interval from Myxococcota bacterium contains the following:
- a CDS encoding dihydrodipicolinate reductase, encoding MAYRVIVQGTGFVGKMVIRELVQHPDFEIVGCVVSDEAKHGKDAGEIAGIDPIGVTATNDLDAALALDADAVAHFGPTAERAALNIDHLSRALRAGKNVVSTAMTPFVYPKACPPGMIEPIQKACEEGGTSCFTTGIDPGFANDLIPLTLIGVCGRVDRVRIQEILDYASYTGDYGPMGLGEPMQTKALLETPKVLIFSWGHTVPMVADALGVELEQIDTVWEKWEAPERIEYQNGVIEPGCCAAIRFEIRGWVDGEPRIVVEHCNRITTAAAPDWPRAKIEENDAYRVIIDGSPNIVQETTFRGAGGDPNAGGCLATGMRAVNAIPAVCAAEPGVLSALDLPLVPGHGNMHRVV